One window of the Triticum dicoccoides isolate Atlit2015 ecotype Zavitan chromosome 3B, WEW_v2.0, whole genome shotgun sequence genome contains the following:
- the LOC119276739 gene encoding uncharacterized protein LOC119276739 isoform X1 has translation MSTGIAGGPPPTERASWWTCLVLTAESLLMTPVFETMRNCFGNVQAWNTRTKNTIDFHLLSPGGEDDASNEQQDSAATIAAIDGKERSTWQAVDGNAEDDDIKQLLPMSPPNETSDDVVDFEKVICFCRPGPSVELLAVYAYFPFVGKIVVSDENGGQFVYHQEGENPKLDSEKNLVLTGPFETISGFGFSRMTIEIPEISRRGVIDTATLVFGDYPCVDVKHEDALITTKYGRRLVVSYVLMEEGLGVHVQVSLRLFGDDTFQTINVHGQITAHNRVFEDDCVLLFFCEEEEKVQLTPSAGNGSVILKPMQRFIVTVPINPQPFLTIKVRLNVTTPSNEGVPIPFEGDVEFPLDRDHRIRTISTNNGEVKVSITYN, from the exons ATGTCGACAGGGATCGCCGGGGGGCCGCCGCCGACGGAAAGAGCATCCTGGTGGACGTGTTTG GTACTCACCGCCGAGTCTCTCTTGATGACTCCAGTCTTTGAAACAATGAGGAATTGTTTCGGCAATGTGCAG GCTTGGAACACAAGAACAAAAAATACAATAGATTTCCATTTGCTTTCACCTGGCGGTGAGGATGATGCTAGCAATGAGCAGCAAGATTCGGCAGCTACTATTGCTGCTATTGATGGCAAAGAGCGATCGACGTGGCAAGCGGTTGATGGCAATGCCGAGGATGATGACATTAAGCAACTACTACCAATGTCGCCACCTAATGAAACCAGTGATGATGTGGTTGACTTTGAGAAAGTCATATGTTTTTGTCGACCTGGACCATCGGTGGAGCTATTGGCTGTGTATGCATACTTCCCCTTTGTTGGGAAAATCGTTGTCTCTGACGAGAATGGTGGTCAGTTTGTCTACCACCAAGAAGGAGAAAATCCCAAACTTGACTCTGAG AAAAATTTGGTGCTCACAGGGCCATTCGAAACTATCTCAGGATTCGGTTTTAGTCGCATGACAATTGAAATCCCTGAGATAAGCAGACGTGGTGTTATTGACACTGCTACTCTAGTTTTTGGAGATTACCCATGTGTGGATGTCAAGCATGAAGATGCTCTTATCACAACAAAGTATGGCCGCCGCCTTGTTGTGTCATATGTGTTGATGGAGGAAGGCTTGGGGGTCCATGTGCAGGTCAGCCTCCGCCTCTTTGGTGACGATACATTTCAGACCATCAACGTGCATGGTCAAATCACTGCGCATAACCGGGTCTTCGAGGATGATTGTGTGTTGCTCTTCTTctgtgaggaggaggagaaggtgcaGCTCACCCCCTCTGCTGGCAATGGTAGTGTGATCCTAAAGCCAATGCAGCGGTTCATTGTTACGGTGCCAATCAATCCACAGCCATTTCTTACAATTAAGGTACGGTTGAATGTGACAACTCCAAGCAACGAGGGGGTTCCCATTCCCTTTGAAGGTGATGTTGAGTTCCCTCTTGACAGGGACCATAGAATTCGGACAATCAGCACAAACAACGGTGAGGTGAAAGTCAGTATCACGTACAATTGA
- the LOC119276739 gene encoding uncharacterized protein LOC119276739 isoform X3, whose product MSPPNETSDDVVDFEKVICFCRPGPSVELLAVYAYFPFVGKIVVSDENGGQFVYHQEGENPKLDSEKNLVLTGPFETISGFGFSRMTIEIPEISRRGVIDTATLVFGDYPCVDVKHEDALITTKYGRRLVVSYVLMEEGLGVHVQVSLRLFGDDTFQTINVHGQITAHNRVFEDDCVLLFFCEEEEKVQLTPSAGNGSVILKPMQRFIVTVPINPQPFLTIKVRLNVTTPSNEGVPIPFEGDVEFPLDRDHRIRTISTNNGEVKVSITYN is encoded by the exons ATGTCGCCACCTAATGAAACCAGTGATGATGTGGTTGACTTTGAGAAAGTCATATGTTTTTGTCGACCTGGACCATCGGTGGAGCTATTGGCTGTGTATGCATACTTCCCCTTTGTTGGGAAAATCGTTGTCTCTGACGAGAATGGTGGTCAGTTTGTCTACCACCAAGAAGGAGAAAATCCCAAACTTGACTCTGAG AAAAATTTGGTGCTCACAGGGCCATTCGAAACTATCTCAGGATTCGGTTTTAGTCGCATGACAATTGAAATCCCTGAGATAAGCAGACGTGGTGTTATTGACACTGCTACTCTAGTTTTTGGAGATTACCCATGTGTGGATGTCAAGCATGAAGATGCTCTTATCACAACAAAGTATGGCCGCCGCCTTGTTGTGTCATATGTGTTGATGGAGGAAGGCTTGGGGGTCCATGTGCAGGTCAGCCTCCGCCTCTTTGGTGACGATACATTTCAGACCATCAACGTGCATGGTCAAATCACTGCGCATAACCGGGTCTTCGAGGATGATTGTGTGTTGCTCTTCTTctgtgaggaggaggagaaggtgcaGCTCACCCCCTCTGCTGGCAATGGTAGTGTGATCCTAAAGCCAATGCAGCGGTTCATTGTTACGGTGCCAATCAATCCACAGCCATTTCTTACAATTAAGGTACGGTTGAATGTGACAACTCCAAGCAACGAGGGGGTTCCCATTCCCTTTGAAGGTGATGTTGAGTTCCCTCTTGACAGGGACCATAGAATTCGGACAATCAGCACAAACAACGGTGAGGTGAAAGTCAGTATCACGTACAATTGA
- the LOC119276739 gene encoding uncharacterized protein LOC119276739 isoform X2, which produces MSTGIAGGPPPTERASWWTCLVLTAESLLMTPVFETMRNCFGNVQAWNTRTKNTIDFHLLSPGGEDDASNEQQDSAATIAAIDGKERSTWQAVDGNAEDDDIKQLLPMSPPNETSDDVVDFEKVICFCRPGPSVELLAVYAYFPFVGKIVVSDENGGQFVYHQEGENPKLDSEKNLVLTGPFETISGFGFSRMTIEIPEISRRGVIDTATLVFGDYPCVDVKHEDALITTKYGRRLVVSYVLMEEGLGVHVQVSLRLFGDDTFQTINVHGQITAHNRVFEDDCVLLFFCEEEEKVQLTPSAGNGSVILKPMQRFIVTVPINPQPFLTIKGP; this is translated from the exons ATGTCGACAGGGATCGCCGGGGGGCCGCCGCCGACGGAAAGAGCATCCTGGTGGACGTGTTTG GTACTCACCGCCGAGTCTCTCTTGATGACTCCAGTCTTTGAAACAATGAGGAATTGTTTCGGCAATGTGCAG GCTTGGAACACAAGAACAAAAAATACAATAGATTTCCATTTGCTTTCACCTGGCGGTGAGGATGATGCTAGCAATGAGCAGCAAGATTCGGCAGCTACTATTGCTGCTATTGATGGCAAAGAGCGATCGACGTGGCAAGCGGTTGATGGCAATGCCGAGGATGATGACATTAAGCAACTACTACCAATGTCGCCACCTAATGAAACCAGTGATGATGTGGTTGACTTTGAGAAAGTCATATGTTTTTGTCGACCTGGACCATCGGTGGAGCTATTGGCTGTGTATGCATACTTCCCCTTTGTTGGGAAAATCGTTGTCTCTGACGAGAATGGTGGTCAGTTTGTCTACCACCAAGAAGGAGAAAATCCCAAACTTGACTCTGAG AAAAATTTGGTGCTCACAGGGCCATTCGAAACTATCTCAGGATTCGGTTTTAGTCGCATGACAATTGAAATCCCTGAGATAAGCAGACGTGGTGTTATTGACACTGCTACTCTAGTTTTTGGAGATTACCCATGTGTGGATGTCAAGCATGAAGATGCTCTTATCACAACAAAGTATGGCCGCCGCCTTGTTGTGTCATATGTGTTGATGGAGGAAGGCTTGGGGGTCCATGTGCAGGTCAGCCTCCGCCTCTTTGGTGACGATACATTTCAGACCATCAACGTGCATGGTCAAATCACTGCGCATAACCGGGTCTTCGAGGATGATTGTGTGTTGCTCTTCTTctgtgaggaggaggagaaggtgcaGCTCACCCCCTCTGCTGGCAATGGTAGTGTGATCCTAAAGCCAATGCAGCGGTTCATTGTTACGGTGCCAATCAATCCACAGCCATTTCTTACAATTAAG GGACCATAG